A window of Nicotiana sylvestris chromosome 8, ASM39365v2, whole genome shotgun sequence genomic DNA:
acacttaTGTTACCCTGCTGaaaggtcaagaacctatcaattCTGGCtcgtctaagctctggtggctgataatgacgaagaaaagcttctgtaaactcttgccataccgctggaggggcatcctcacctctatacaattcccaagactcgtaccaattaactgcaacatctctgAGTCTATAGGAAGCAAGCTCAACTGACTTAGTCGCATTGGCCTTCATTACCTGTAACATCCTCTGCactatatcaataaatacctgagggtcctcgttCGGATCTGCCCCAGTgaatactggagggtctaaattaatgaagtcacgaaccctcgcactgacgaacctatctgcatgaccaatacctatttcctgacgctgagcctgtgcggctactaatcgggtcaataactgaatagcatctctcatctcctaaCTCGGCGCATCCGACTGAGGTGTTGAGTGTACAGGGGCgggcgctggagctggtgccTCTCGGAGCTATTTTGGAAATGGAGGtatatgtgaagtctgagatggaacctcaccatgagactctctccgagccctggtaactcgtggcgctcaattaatagtctcaccagccacagactttcccttctgggcagccgtactctttggaggcatcgtTAAAAATATAAtgtatcgttaggaacatgaattcttgtattgcacgatctgagataaaaataGAGGAAGAGGATAATATCCTATATGTCCTGCaacctcctgtttataagtgtggtgcatgataCACCCATAAATAGGACTCTATTAGACACGGTCTGCAGACAACCCTATGATAGAACTgatctaataccacttttgtcatgacccaaaccgatgagccgcgatgagtgcccgagtcctacctgtcaaacatcCCTAAGTATGCTCTAGGATATAGACctaaataacatctgctgaattacgagaataatgtaCATGAAGGAAATCTGCC
This region includes:
- the LOC138874878 gene encoding uncharacterized protein, whose product is MRDAIQLLTRLVAAQAQRQEIGIGHADRFVSARVRDFINLDPPVFTGADPNEDPQVFIDIVQRMLQVMKANATKSVELASYRLRDVAVNWYESWELYRGEDAPPAVWQEFTEAFLRHYQPPELRRARIDRFLTFQQGNISVREYSLQFDSLARYAPTIVSKMEDRVHLFVIGLEPHFLNDCMSVSLQPDMDISRI